From Chryseobacterium tructae, one genomic window encodes:
- a CDS encoding GNAT family N-acetyltransferase produces MGIFEREGLDVVDIGYSLLEEFEGKGYAYEAALKVKSIGMDDFGLSKISAIISKDNLSSQKLIEKLGLTFKKYVTLPGETEELNYYETE; encoded by the coding sequence GTGGGAATCTTTGAAAGAGAAGGTCTTGATGTAGTAGATATCGGATATTCTCTATTGGAAGAATTTGAAGGGAAGGGCTATGCTTATGAAGCTGCTCTGAAGGTGAAATCAATCGGAATGGACGATTTTGGGTTGTCGAAAATATCAGCAATCATTTCGAAAGATAATCTTTCTTCACAAAAATTAATAGAAAAACTAGGACTGACGTTTAAAAAATATGTTACCCTTCCTGGTGAAACAGAAGAGCTTAATTATTACGAAACGGAATAA
- a CDS encoding GNAT family N-acetyltransferase: MSLQKHPSADNTYETERLILRPMSGEDKDFIFELYNRPKFVQYIGNRNVNSTEDAENYILNRFAPQIERLGYGNYLLVTKDSNEK; encoded by the coding sequence ATGAGCCTACAAAAACATCCAAGCGCAGATAATACCTATGAAACTGAGCGATTAATACTTCGCCCCATGTCTGGTGAAGACAAAGATTTTATTTTTGAACTTTATAACAGGCCTAAATTTGTTCAATATATCGGCAACCGAAATGTAAATAGTACTGAAGATGCTGAAAACTATATCCTGAACAGATTTGCTCCACAGATTGAAAGGCTTGGATATGGAAACTATCTTTTAGTAACGAAGGATAGTAATGAAAAATAG
- a CDS encoding mannose-1-phosphate guanylyltransferase translates to MLKSDRYCVIMAGGIGSRFWPMSTQKFPKQFQDILGTGRTMIQQTYDRISKVIPKEHIFVITNKEYVALSHQQLPEIPEENIVGEPLMKNTAACNLYMANKIAEINPNATMIVLPADHLILKEDVFLEKVLLAFDLASKNDYLVTLGITPTRPDTGYGYIQFVEKKNSEYFKVKTFTEKPILEIAQSFLDSGDFLWNAGIFIWNIKSIHHAFEMYLPEMTQHFMACEYNSAKENSCIETIYPKVQKISIDNGILEKAKNVYVIPSDLGWSDLGTWTSVYENTEKDKNGNAVKLKHLLSYNSKGNIIRLKNNNKAVIIDGLENYIVVDTDKALLICPRDNDQLIKDYVLDLKSFKKGDKFM, encoded by the coding sequence ATGTTAAAATCAGATAGATACTGCGTGATAATGGCGGGAGGGATCGGTAGCCGATTCTGGCCTATGAGCACGCAGAAATTTCCCAAACAATTTCAGGATATTTTAGGAACAGGCCGTACCATGATTCAGCAAACTTATGATAGAATCAGTAAGGTAATTCCTAAAGAACATATATTCGTCATCACCAATAAAGAGTATGTAGCTCTTTCTCACCAACAACTTCCGGAGATTCCTGAAGAAAATATTGTGGGTGAACCTTTGATGAAAAATACAGCGGCATGTAATCTTTACATGGCGAATAAAATTGCTGAAATCAATCCGAATGCTACCATGATTGTTCTTCCGGCAGATCACCTGATCCTGAAAGAAGATGTGTTTTTGGAAAAGGTACTGTTAGCATTTGATCTTGCTTCTAAGAATGATTATCTGGTGACATTGGGTATAACTCCTACAAGACCTGATACTGGCTACGGATATATTCAATTTGTAGAAAAGAAAAATTCAGAATACTTCAAAGTAAAAACATTTACGGAAAAACCGATTCTTGAGATTGCACAAAGCTTCTTAGATAGCGGGGATTTCCTTTGGAATGCAGGGATTTTTATCTGGAATATAAAAAGTATTCACCACGCATTTGAAATGTATCTTCCCGAAATGACACAGCATTTTATGGCATGTGAGTATAATTCGGCAAAAGAAAACAGCTGTATAGAAACGATTTATCCAAAAGTACAGAAAATTTCGATTGACAACGGAATTTTAGAAAAAGCTAAAAATGTATACGTAATTCCATCTGATTTGGGGTGGAGTGACCTCGGAACATGGACTTCCGTTTATGAAAATACAGAAAAAGATAAGAATGGAAATGCTGTAAAATTAAAGCATTTACTTTCTTATAATTCAAAAGGCAATATTATCCGATTAAAAAATAATAACAAAGCAGTCATTATTGATGGTCTAGAAAATTATATTGTGGTAGATACCGATAAGGCTCTTCTTATCTGTCCTAGAGACAATGACCAGCTGATTAAAGACTATGTCCTGGATCTGAAAAGTTTCAAGAAAGGAGACAAGTTTATGTAG
- a CDS encoding SprT-like domain-containing protein, giving the protein MSIQSLEKYLPQNTIKYLRIWFSDYYIHIKVTRNRNSKLGDYRKLPDNSHEITVNSTLTPQLFFFVLTHELAHLIAFEKYGRKISPHGNEWKVTFRNMLLESLEIYDEELKPIIVKFSKSPKANFMASPDLVRYFHTEKQDDSLHFIEQLQKGEFFIYRNEKYLLEGLIKKNYLCKNLATGRKYSFKPLARVEKCS; this is encoded by the coding sequence ATGTCTATCCAATCGTTAGAAAAATATTTACCACAAAATACAATTAAATACTTAAGAATTTGGTTTTCCGACTATTATATTCATATAAAAGTTACAAGAAACAGAAATTCTAAACTGGGAGATTATAGAAAGCTTCCGGACAACTCTCATGAAATTACGGTAAACTCTACGCTTACCCCACAACTTTTTTTCTTTGTGCTTACTCATGAGCTGGCACATCTGATTGCTTTTGAAAAATATGGAAGAAAAATCTCTCCTCATGGTAATGAATGGAAAGTAACCTTTAGAAATATGCTGCTTGAAAGTCTGGAAATCTATGACGAAGAGCTGAAGCCTATCATTGTGAAATTTTCAAAATCACCAAAGGCAAATTTTATGGCGAGCCCTGATTTAGTGAGGTATTTTCATACTGAAAAACAAGATGATAGCCTTCATTTTATTGAACAACTTCAAAAGGGAGAGTTTTTTATATATCGCAACGAAAAGTATTTATTAGAAGGTCTGATTAAAAAGAACTATCTTTGTAAGAACCTGGCTACTGGGAGGAAGTATTCTTTCAAACCTTTAGCGAGAGTAGAAAAATGTAGCTAA
- a CDS encoding TolC family protein, protein MKKVWIIVFGLGYLGLSAQKKWSLKECVSYAVEHNLQVIQNQYNKQNQDYNLKAAKKEYLPSVSGSFMNGVSFGQASLGAGSFRNDRFNNSIGVSADVLIYNNGRLEKNVRKLQFDVEASQYDIETIKNDISVQIAQQYLTALLNKEIVKISQSAVENAKKQYDRAKITTQVGTTAQTVLAEAEAALAREKQNLKTAEVNVGRALFAIAQLLQLTDYKDFDVENVDVPDVLDSQLVSVDQVLATAYDIQPQIKAAESRIKSAEAQTEVSKTAFWPTLSASAGLSTFYNNILNGGPVASSQPGFFQQYKDQFGQNVGVSLNIPIFNKGKTKLQVEQSKLNESASKITLEQQKQTVRQNIQKAQFDADANHESYLAAVEAEKSSKLALDFADKSYAAGKTTIYDVNVARNNYANAQGSVAQAKYNYLFSLKLLNFYAGIPLSL, encoded by the coding sequence ATGAAAAAAGTTTGGATCATCGTTTTTGGATTAGGCTATCTGGGTTTAAGTGCTCAGAAGAAATGGTCCTTAAAAGAATGTGTAAGCTATGCGGTGGAACATAATCTTCAGGTTATCCAAAATCAATATAATAAACAGAATCAGGATTATAATCTTAAAGCAGCCAAGAAAGAATATCTGCCATCTGTATCGGGGAGTTTTATGAACGGCGTGAGTTTCGGACAGGCTTCTCTTGGAGCAGGAAGTTTCAGGAATGATAGATTTAATAATAGTATAGGAGTAAGTGCAGATGTTTTAATCTATAATAATGGAAGGCTCGAAAAGAATGTAAGAAAACTTCAGTTTGATGTAGAGGCGAGCCAATATGATATTGAAACTATTAAAAATGATATTTCTGTACAAATTGCACAACAGTATTTAACAGCCTTATTGAATAAAGAAATTGTTAAGATTTCTCAAAGTGCTGTAGAGAATGCTAAAAAACAATATGACAGAGCAAAGATAACGACTCAGGTCGGAACTACTGCCCAAACTGTTTTAGCCGAAGCTGAAGCTGCACTAGCTAGAGAAAAGCAAAATCTTAAAACAGCGGAAGTAAATGTAGGAAGAGCATTGTTTGCTATTGCTCAGCTTTTACAGCTTACGGATTATAAAGATTTTGATGTGGAAAATGTGGATGTTCCTGATGTATTAGATTCACAATTGGTAAGTGTTGACCAGGTGTTGGCAACAGCTTATGATATACAGCCTCAGATAAAAGCAGCTGAAAGCAGAATAAAGTCAGCTGAAGCACAAACTGAAGTAAGCAAAACAGCATTCTGGCCTACTTTATCAGCGAGTGCAGGTCTTTCTACGTTCTATAATAACATACTTAACGGTGGCCCTGTAGCGAGTAGTCAGCCTGGTTTTTTTCAACAATATAAAGATCAGTTTGGACAAAACGTAGGTGTATCACTTAATATCCCTATTTTCAATAAAGGAAAAACAAAACTACAAGTTGAGCAATCTAAATTAAATGAAAGTGCTAGTAAGATTACTCTTGAACAACAGAAGCAGACGGTAAGACAAAATATACAAAAAGCTCAGTTTGATGCAGATGCAAATCATGAGTCGTATCTGGCAGCGGTAGAAGCAGAAAAGAGTTCCAAATTAGCTCTTGATTTTGCAGATAAAAGCTATGCTGCAGGAAAAACAACGATTTATGACGTGAATGTTGCGAGGAATAATTATGCAAATGCACAGGGATCTGTTGCTCAGGCGAAATATAATTATCTTTTCAGTCTTAAATTATTGAATTTCTATGCGGGAATTCCACTAAGTTTGTAA
- a CDS encoding bifunctional folylpolyglutamate synthase/dihydrofolate synthase has translation MTNEQYQEAIDWLFVQMPNYQTDGQKAYKPGLDNITKLCAYFGNPQEKIQCIHIGGTNGKGSSSNMLASVLQEAGYKVGLYNSPHLIDFTERIKVNGKNCNKEFVFDFIQKLKNIPEDIRPSFFEFTTIMAFEYFYQQQVDYALIEVGLGGRLDSTNIIQPLVSAITNVQLDHQNILGDTIEEIAGEKAGIIKKNTPIISGDENDTVRAIIKEKAIKEDAPFIDATLLHSNLSSDLKGNYQQKNIRVVLGIVEELRKLQVKITDKALETGLLNVHQNTGFIGRWFEFSKDPLTICDTGHNQAGLEYVFSQLNSIDRHKHIILGFVNDKKIDEVMNLLPENSEFYFAKPSINRGRHPEDYENLLQEAKIFYKIFNSVQEAYLAAKERCTNDEMIFIGGSNFIVGDFLEKNLEFKE, from the coding sequence ATGACAAATGAACAATATCAGGAAGCAATCGACTGGCTTTTCGTACAAATGCCCAACTATCAAACAGACGGGCAAAAGGCATATAAACCGGGACTTGACAACATTACCAAGCTATGTGCATATTTTGGAAATCCTCAGGAAAAAATACAATGCATTCATATTGGCGGTACCAATGGAAAAGGATCTTCAAGCAATATGCTGGCATCTGTACTTCAGGAAGCCGGGTATAAAGTAGGATTATACAATTCTCCCCATCTTATCGATTTTACAGAACGTATTAAGGTAAATGGTAAAAACTGTAATAAGGAATTTGTCTTTGATTTTATTCAAAAGCTTAAAAATATTCCGGAAGATATCCGACCGTCATTCTTTGAGTTTACAACCATCATGGCTTTTGAATATTTTTATCAGCAACAGGTAGACTATGCCCTTATTGAAGTTGGATTAGGGGGAAGATTGGATTCTACGAATATTATACAGCCTCTGGTTTCTGCAATTACCAATGTTCAGCTTGATCATCAGAATATATTAGGTGATACTATTGAAGAAATTGCTGGAGAAAAAGCAGGTATCATTAAAAAGAACACTCCCATCATTTCAGGCGATGAGAATGATACAGTAAGAGCAATCATTAAAGAAAAAGCCATTAAAGAAGATGCTCCTTTTATAGATGCTACTCTACTTCATTCGAATCTTAGCTCGGATCTGAAAGGAAATTATCAGCAAAAAAACATTCGTGTAGTGCTGGGTATCGTTGAAGAACTGAGAAAACTACAGGTAAAGATTACAGATAAGGCTCTGGAGACAGGATTACTGAATGTCCATCAGAATACAGGGTTCATTGGCCGTTGGTTTGAATTTTCAAAAGATCCGCTTACCATTTGTGATACGGGACATAATCAGGCAGGTTTGGAATATGTTTTTTCACAATTAAACTCTATAGACAGACATAAACATATCATTTTGGGGTTTGTGAATGATAAAAAAATAGATGAAGTGATGAATTTGCTCCCTGAAAATTCTGAGTTTTATTTTGCCAAACCCTCCATCAACAGGGGAAGACATCCCGAAGATTACGAAAACTTACTTCAAGAGGCGAAAATTTTTTATAAAATTTTCAATTCCGTTCAAGAAGCGTATCTCGCTGCAAAAGAACGATGTACAAACGATGAAATGATTTTTATTGGCGGAAGTAACTTTATTGTTGGAGATTTTTTAGAAAAAAATTTAGAGTTTAAAGAATAA
- a CDS encoding glycosyltransferase family 2 protein, translating into MKLSICIPVYNFDVRELVFDLKKEIDNQRIDAEIILIDDASQEKYKQMNKELQNVTPHFMFLENNIGRSRIRNLFLQYSTGEYLLFLDCDGKIVRKNFLSKYIQFIQKYSGTQVMYGGREVLDSALDLNHYLRWKFAVERENLPVELRKEKPYLSFQTNNFVIRKETLGKVGFNPEFQKYGYEDLLFAMDLKAEHIKIDHIDNPILNNDLENNSVYLGKVEESVESLSNMLKDETLNSKLSEVKLVRVYNELKKTPFKAVLGLLFNIGEGSIRKKLSKGDVSLRYLDMYKLGILLRKMK; encoded by the coding sequence ATGAAACTTTCAATCTGTATTCCTGTCTATAATTTCGATGTCCGTGAATTGGTTTTTGATTTAAAAAAAGAAATTGATAACCAAAGAATTGATGCCGAAATTATATTGATAGATGATGCTTCGCAAGAAAAGTATAAACAGATGAACAAGGAACTTCAAAATGTTACTCCTCATTTTATGTTTCTTGAAAATAATATCGGCCGTTCCAGGATCCGAAATCTTTTTTTGCAATATTCTACAGGAGAATACCTTTTATTTCTTGACTGCGATGGGAAAATCGTAAGGAAGAACTTCTTAAGTAAATACATACAATTTATACAGAAGTACTCAGGAACACAAGTTATGTATGGAGGTCGGGAAGTGCTGGATTCTGCATTAGACCTGAATCATTACTTAAGATGGAAATTTGCTGTTGAAAGAGAAAATCTTCCTGTAGAACTACGTAAAGAAAAACCGTATTTAAGCTTTCAGACCAATAATTTTGTGATTCGAAAAGAGACGTTGGGTAAAGTAGGGTTTAATCCCGAGTTTCAGAAATATGGATATGAAGATCTACTTTTTGCGATGGATCTAAAGGCAGAGCATATTAAAATTGATCATATTGATAATCCGATTCTTAATAATGATCTGGAAAATAATAGTGTTTATCTGGGTAAAGTAGAAGAGTCTGTGGAAAGCTTATCCAATATGCTTAAAGATGAGACTTTGAATTCAAAACTATCAGAGGTTAAACTTGTAAGGGTGTATAATGAGCTTAAAAAGACTCCTTTTAAGGCTGTTTTAGGGCTTTTATTCAATATAGGGGAGGGAAGTATAAGAAAGAAGCTTTCGAAGGGGGATGTGAGTCTCCGTTATCTGGATATGTATAAGCTTGGAATTCTTTTGAGGAAGATGAAATAA
- a CDS encoding glycosyltransferase family 9 protein yields MTRILAYRFSAFGDVAMTVPVFREFLEQNPNVEIIMVSRKNFEALFAGIPNVIFKGINVDDYKGFFGLSRLGNELIKEFKPDYIANLHDVIRTKVLDRIYRRKGLKVFKIDKGKEEKEHLTDVWNLDKVQLKKTVERYADVFRAMGFKVELSQKLRPITDHKSGIGFAPFAQHKGKMLPLEKSFELARLLAQKHTVYFFGGGKKETETLEAWESQIPNTQSLSGKLSLTEELQKISELEVMISMDSANMHLASLVGTRCVSIWCATHPYAGFLGFGQSEEDVVQVKDLSCRPCSVFGDKECYRGDWACLEEFSIQKVMEKI; encoded by the coding sequence GTGACCAGAATTTTAGCATATCGTTTTTCTGCATTTGGAGATGTTGCCATGACTGTTCCTGTTTTTAGGGAATTTTTAGAGCAAAATCCCAATGTGGAGATTATCATGGTTTCCAGAAAAAACTTTGAAGCTTTGTTTGCGGGTATTCCTAATGTAATATTTAAAGGAATTAATGTAGATGATTATAAAGGATTCTTTGGATTGAGCCGATTAGGGAACGAATTGATTAAAGAATTTAAACCTGATTATATTGCCAATCTTCATGATGTGATCAGAACTAAGGTTCTGGACAGGATCTATAGGAGAAAAGGCTTAAAGGTTTTTAAAATAGATAAAGGGAAGGAAGAGAAAGAACATCTTACCGATGTCTGGAATCTGGATAAAGTTCAATTGAAAAAAACGGTTGAACGATATGCGGATGTTTTTCGGGCAATGGGTTTTAAAGTAGAACTTTCTCAAAAGCTTAGACCAATTACTGATCATAAATCAGGCATTGGATTTGCTCCTTTTGCCCAACATAAAGGAAAAATGCTTCCACTGGAAAAGTCATTTGAATTGGCCAGACTTTTGGCCCAGAAACATACTGTATATTTCTTTGGAGGCGGAAAAAAGGAAACTGAAACCCTTGAGGCCTGGGAAAGTCAGATTCCGAATACCCAAAGTCTCTCCGGAAAATTAAGTCTTACGGAAGAACTTCAGAAGATCTCGGAACTTGAAGTAATGATCTCCATGGATTCTGCGAATATGCATTTGGCGAGCCTTGTAGGAACCCGATGCGTTTCTATATGGTGTGCAACACATCCTTATGCCGGATTTTTAGGATTTGGCCAAAGTGAAGAAGATGTAGTGCAGGTGAAAGATCTTTCCTGCAGACCATGTTCTGTTTTTGGAGATAAAGAATGCTATAGGGGAGACTGGGCATGTCTTGAAGAGTTCAGTATTCAAAAGGTTATGGAGAAAATCTGA
- a CDS encoding SufE family protein: MTIKEKQQEIIDEFAFLEDWEQKYEYIIDLGKELKGLPEDKKTDDNLIKGCQSKVWIDAEFKDGKLFFNADSDGILPKGIVSLLVSIYSGHSTQEILDSDFEFIAEIGLQEFLSPSRANGLMAMTKQIKFYAVAYQLKS; encoded by the coding sequence ATGACCATTAAGGAAAAACAGCAGGAAATAATTGACGAATTTGCTTTTCTTGAGGATTGGGAGCAGAAGTATGAGTACATCATTGACCTTGGAAAAGAGCTGAAAGGGCTTCCTGAAGATAAGAAAACAGATGATAACCTGATCAAAGGCTGCCAAAGTAAAGTTTGGATAGATGCTGAATTTAAAGATGGTAAACTTTTCTTTAATGCAGACTCAGACGGGATTTTGCCAAAAGGTATTGTTTCTCTTTTGGTGAGCATTTATAGTGGACATTCTACCCAGGAAATTTTAGATTCCGACTTTGAATTCATTGCAGAGATTGGGTTGCAGGAATTTCTTTCACCATCCAGAGCGAATGGTTTGATGGCTATGACAAAACAAATCAAATTTTACGCAGTTGCTTACCAGCTGAAATCATAA
- a CDS encoding glycosyltransferase, which produces MKKKIITSAFSNLYTDQRIEKVCQTLYENGYEIELIGNDWNGAEEMQRPYSFSRIHLGSKSLKTAYFEFNWKLYHELKKKADQNTILHANDIDALYPNYLIAKKLNIPLVFDSHEIFSEMPAVQGKMSQKLWRYVEKTVIPELTWMITASGSYAKWFHKKYGVNPDVVQNAPRRLDFTITIPQNNPKIVLYQGAINPFRGIDKVIFSMHHLDNVLLKIAGDGPRKKEYEELVAKEKLQHKVLFLGKLKPEDLRKITVTADCGMSIEENGGDSYLYSLPNKVLDCIQARVPLILSNLPELQNIKNQFDVGEIIKDHHPENIADAVKKVLEKGRMSYQPELEKASQALCWENEEIKLLQVFQKASNSLGFKQ; this is translated from the coding sequence ATGAAAAAAAAAATAATCACATCAGCCTTCAGTAATTTGTATACAGACCAGCGTATTGAGAAAGTATGCCAGACTTTATATGAAAATGGCTATGAGATTGAGCTGATAGGAAATGACTGGAACGGAGCAGAAGAAATGCAGCGTCCTTATTCTTTTTCAAGAATTCACCTGGGTTCAAAAAGTCTGAAAACGGCTTACTTTGAATTTAACTGGAAACTGTATCATGAACTCAAAAAAAAGGCAGATCAAAATACAATTCTTCATGCCAACGATATCGATGCGTTGTACCCCAACTATCTTATCGCCAAAAAATTAAATATTCCATTGGTTTTTGACAGTCATGAGATTTTTTCGGAAATGCCTGCTGTTCAGGGCAAAATGTCACAAAAACTGTGGCGTTATGTCGAAAAGACTGTCATTCCGGAGTTAACATGGATGATTACGGCAAGTGGAAGTTATGCAAAATGGTTTCATAAAAAGTATGGTGTCAACCCGGATGTGGTTCAAAATGCCCCCCGAAGGTTAGACTTTACCATTACTATTCCACAAAATAATCCTAAAATAGTTTTATATCAAGGTGCGATTAATCCTTTTAGAGGAATTGATAAAGTGATTTTTTCCATGCATCATCTGGATAATGTCCTATTGAAAATAGCAGGAGATGGTCCCAGAAAAAAAGAATATGAAGAATTGGTGGCGAAGGAAAAACTTCAGCATAAAGTTCTGTTTCTGGGAAAACTGAAGCCTGAAGATTTAAGAAAAATTACAGTAACTGCCGATTGTGGAATGAGCATTGAAGAAAATGGAGGCGATAGTTACCTGTATTCTTTACCTAATAAAGTGTTAGATTGTATTCAGGCGAGAGTTCCTTTAATTCTGTCAAATCTTCCTGAACTTCAGAATATTAAAAATCAGTTCGATGTTGGTGAGATCATTAAAGACCATCATCCTGAGAATATTGCTGATGCTGTAAAAAAAGTTTTAGAAAAAGGAAGAATGAGCTATCAACCAGAGTTAGAAAAAGCATCTCAAGCACTTTGTTGGGAAAATGAAGAAATAAAGCTATTGCAGGTTTTTCAAAAAGCTTCTAATTCATTAGGCTTTAAGCAATAG
- a CDS encoding uroporphyrinogen decarboxylase translates to MNPEIITYVGYSASVFIVLSFILKDVRKIRIVNMIGCACFVIYGFYSGPLWPVIIPNGLICFIQIYHLLLGKKA, encoded by the coding sequence ATGAATCCTGAAATTATTACTTACGTCGGATACTCAGCCTCAGTTTTTATCGTATTGAGTTTCATACTGAAAGATGTAAGAAAAATCAGAATTGTTAACATGATCGGGTGTGCCTGTTTTGTCATCTATGGTTTCTATAGCGGACCATTATGGCCGGTTATTATCCCGAATGGACTCATCTGCTTTATTCAAATCTATCATTTACTGCTTGGAAAAAAAGCATAA
- the mnmA gene encoding tRNA 2-thiouridine(34) synthase MnmA: MKVVVGLSGGVDSSVTAHLLQQQGHEVVALFMRNWNDASVTLEDECPWIEDSNDALMVAQKLGIPFQVIDMSELYKERIVDYMFDEYQKGRTPNPDVLCNREVKFDVFMKTAMSLGADKVATGHYARVDSTVDENGKEIFHLLAGKDNNKDQSYFLCQLSQDQLSKALFPIGELTKPQVREIAKEIGLVTADKKDSQGLCFIGKVSLPQFLQQQLKPNEGEIVEIFKDSPLFAEETPEFSNKEEELSFLSRKINYKKADGKVIGKHQGAQFFTIGQSRGLGIGGHKESCFIVSRDMENNIIFVGEGSHFPGLYKKALKIDNSELHWVREDMKLQNGESMEVMARFRYRQSLQKATLYQFENDFYVEFEEPQSAIAEGQFASWYIDEELIGSGVIS; this comes from the coding sequence ATGAAAGTAGTAGTAGGCCTCTCCGGAGGTGTAGATTCAAGTGTTACAGCACATTTGCTACAACAGCAAGGTCATGAAGTAGTGGCTTTGTTTATGAGAAACTGGAATGATGCTTCGGTAACATTAGAAGATGAATGTCCATGGATTGAGGACAGCAATGATGCCCTTATGGTGGCTCAAAAACTTGGAATTCCTTTCCAGGTAATTGATATGAGTGAACTTTATAAGGAACGTATCGTTGATTATATGTTCGATGAATATCAGAAAGGAAGAACTCCGAATCCTGATGTTTTGTGTAACAGAGAGGTAAAATTCGATGTTTTTATGAAGACCGCAATGTCTTTAGGTGCTGATAAGGTGGCTACAGGACATTATGCAAGAGTAGATTCTACTGTTGATGAAAACGGAAAAGAAATCTTCCACCTTTTGGCAGGAAAGGATAATAATAAGGATCAGTCTTATTTCCTTTGCCAGCTAAGCCAGGATCAATTGTCAAAAGCTTTATTCCCTATCGGTGAACTTACCAAACCTCAGGTGAGGGAGATTGCTAAGGAAATTGGATTAGTAACTGCTGATAAAAAAGATTCTCAGGGATTATGTTTTATCGGAAAGGTAAGTCTTCCTCAGTTTTTGCAACAGCAATTGAAGCCAAATGAAGGAGAAATTGTAGAGATTTTCAAAGATTCCCCTTTGTTTGCTGAAGAAACTCCTGAATTTTCTAATAAAGAAGAAGAACTTAGCTTCTTATCCAGAAAGATCAATTATAAAAAAGCGGACGGAAAAGTAATTGGAAAGCATCAGGGTGCTCAATTTTTCACGATCGGACAAAGCAGAGGATTGGGAATTGGTGGCCATAAAGAAAGTTGTTTTATCGTTTCCAGAGACATGGAAAACAATATTATTTTTGTGGGAGAAGGAAGTCATTTTCCAGGCCTTTACAAGAAAGCTTTAAAAATAGATAATTCTGAACTTCACTGGGTTCGTGAGGATATGAAACTTCAAAACGGAGAATCTATGGAGGTAATGGCCAGATTCAGATACAGACAATCTCTACAAAAAGCAACTCTATATCAGTTTGAAAACGATTTTTATGTTGAGTTTGAAGAACCTCAATCTGCTATTGCTGAAGGACAGTTTGCTTCATGGTATATTGATGAAGAACTGATTGGAAGCGGTGTAATTTCTTAA
- a CDS encoding glycine-rich domain-containing protein produces the protein METKMLLKDESLWSRIQGFSLDASDADFPFSKKLAKEENWSLDFTRKAIEEYKKFVYLCCILPKGASPSEIVDKVWHMHLIYTQNYWEEFCPNILKRSLHHHPSKGGSNEKVKHQNWFTETLNNYKDIFQSEAPEEIWIQEKPSENIKSKSQIWKWIPFLILILMLSSCLGEVIITMGSIFLSFAGIIIFGAIVAFIKEIKVKNEGNSGSDSGGNSSCRGGSSCSGGSSCGGGCGGGCGGCGGCGG, from the coding sequence ATGGAAACAAAAATGTTATTAAAAGATGAGTCCCTTTGGAGCAGAATTCAGGGATTCTCACTGGATGCTTCTGATGCTGATTTTCCTTTTTCGAAAAAACTGGCAAAAGAAGAAAATTGGAGTCTGGACTTTACCAGAAAAGCCATCGAAGAGTATAAAAAATTTGTCTATCTCTGCTGTATTCTTCCCAAAGGAGCTTCTCCAAGTGAAATTGTAGATAAAGTATGGCATATGCATTTGATTTATACGCAGAATTACTGGGAAGAGTTTTGTCCGAATATTTTAAAAAGATCCCTGCATCATCATCCTTCAAAGGGAGGAAGTAATGAAAAGGTTAAACATCAGAATTGGTTTACAGAAACCTTGAACAATTATAAAGATATTTTCCAGTCTGAAGCCCCTGAGGAAATCTGGATACAAGAGAAGCCTTCTGAAAATATAAAAAGCAAGTCACAAATATGGAAATGGATTCCATTCCTGATTTTAATCTTAATGTTGAGTTCCTGCCTTGGAGAAGTGATAATTACTATGGGTTCTATCTTCCTTTCCTTTGCAGGAATTATCATTTTTGGAGCGATCGTAGCTTTCATTAAAGAGATTAAAGTTAAAAATGAAGGAAATTCCGGGTCAGATAGTGGGGGAAATAGTAGTTGCCGCGGAGGAAGCAGTTGTAGTGGGGGAAGTAGCTGTGGCGGAGGCTGCGGTGGTGGATGTGGAGGCTGCGGTGGTTGTGGTGGATAA